In Sphingomonas crocodyli, a genomic segment contains:
- a CDS encoding glycosyl transferase family 90, which yields MIRLEHVRRSYPTHHGSVTVLKDVNFQIERGERVGILGKNGAGKSTMIRLISGAEKPNSGRIIRDMSVSWPLAFGGGFQGALTGIDNLRFICRIYGQDWRDHIDYVEEFTELGRFMREPMSTYSSGMRSRLAFALSMVIDFDCFLIDEIMAVGDHRFHERCHIELFEKRANHAMIFVSHDPGFLRDSCRRISVLSDGLLHNFDDLEHGFEFYYHGQALPPQVEAPQIEETQMDAPQERVLDDRRHDFVRIVFGPDHAGVNMPIDITDPNAVARWVFGHPLNSDPIVAQYRLDRKVTADELTLLWALFGSLVPGNHVDRSLHGVLADYAETRIGCDVSRTFLQTFERYAPLEGPNGVWAHMSSEGSAIRRITSFHHVPTGRELPLRVEFSRPSTHVHEENELAEFTIGEEGVTCRLLTSLPINYTSRMFAVYPIIMPYLEHCDLSGSFDISLGDEGVMGRALSFCSVLRDYLVADPYFIQTAGYAQERQSYGIAHRWDELKDQAYWRGTDTGVFRYRTYAAAPRVAAALMSRERPDILDARITRIELRPGHIEKEAWYHEMGLMGPEEDQANILNYRYQIDIDGNTNTWSSLFLKLLTGTPVLKVESEFGFRQWYYDLLVPWENYVPVASDASDLIEKIEWLRANPEQARKIGLAGRRLADSVTYEESIKESHATLARLVALNRRRNI from the coding sequence ATGATACGTCTTGAACATGTTCGGCGCAGCTACCCCACGCACCACGGCAGCGTGACAGTCCTTAAAGACGTCAACTTTCAAATTGAGCGAGGTGAGCGGGTCGGGATTCTCGGCAAGAACGGCGCTGGCAAATCGACCATGATCCGGTTGATCAGTGGTGCCGAGAAGCCGAACTCCGGCCGCATAATCCGCGATATGTCCGTGTCCTGGCCGCTGGCATTTGGTGGCGGCTTTCAGGGTGCGCTGACCGGTATCGATAATCTGCGCTTTATCTGCCGTATCTACGGGCAGGATTGGCGTGATCATATCGATTATGTCGAGGAGTTCACCGAGCTAGGCCGTTTCATGCGCGAGCCGATGAGCACATACTCCTCGGGCATGCGTTCCCGTCTGGCGTTTGCCCTGTCGATGGTTATCGATTTCGATTGTTTCCTGATCGATGAAATCATGGCGGTCGGCGATCATCGTTTTCATGAGCGGTGTCATATCGAGTTGTTCGAAAAGCGGGCCAATCATGCGATGATCTTCGTTTCGCATGATCCCGGTTTTCTGCGTGACAGCTGTCGGCGCATCTCGGTGCTTTCCGATGGCCTGCTCCATAATTTCGATGATCTGGAGCACGGCTTCGAGTTCTATTATCACGGGCAGGCTTTGCCGCCTCAGGTGGAAGCTCCCCAGATAGAAGAAACGCAGATGGACGCGCCGCAGGAGCGGGTTCTGGACGATCGCAGGCACGATTTCGTGCGCATCGTGTTCGGGCCCGACCATGCGGGCGTGAACATGCCGATCGACATTACGGATCCCAACGCCGTCGCGCGCTGGGTGTTCGGCCATCCGTTGAATAGTGATCCGATCGTCGCGCAATATCGGCTGGACCGCAAGGTAACGGCTGACGAATTGACGCTGCTATGGGCACTGTTCGGAAGCCTCGTTCCGGGCAATCACGTTGACAGGTCGTTGCACGGCGTTCTGGCGGACTATGCCGAAACGCGCATCGGCTGCGATGTTAGCCGGACATTCCTTCAGACCTTCGAACGTTATGCACCGTTGGAAGGGCCGAACGGCGTCTGGGCGCACATGTCGTCGGAAGGCAGCGCGATACGTCGCATCACGTCGTTCCATCATGTGCCGACGGGGCGCGAATTGCCGTTGCGCGTCGAGTTCAGTCGCCCATCGACCCACGTTCACGAAGAAAATGAGTTGGCCGAGTTTACGATCGGCGAGGAGGGCGTGACGTGTCGACTGCTGACGTCGCTGCCCATCAATTACACGTCGCGTATGTTTGCGGTCTATCCGATCATCATGCCGTATCTGGAGCACTGCGATTTGTCGGGAAGCTTCGACATATCGTTGGGTGACGAGGGGGTGATGGGGCGTGCCTTGTCCTTCTGCTCGGTGCTGCGCGATTATCTGGTTGCCGATCCGTACTTCATTCAGACGGCAGGATATGCCCAGGAACGGCAGAGCTACGGCATTGCCCATCGCTGGGACGAGCTGAAAGATCAGGCATATTGGCGCGGCACGGATACGGGCGTTTTTCGGTACCGTACCTATGCCGCCGCGCCGCGCGTGGCGGCTGCGCTGATGTCGCGTGAACGTCCGGATATTCTCGATGCGCGTATTACCAGGATCGAATTGCGACCTGGACATATCGAGAAGGAGGCGTGGTATCATGAGATGGGTCTCATGGGCCCTGAGGAAGACCAAGCCAATATTCTGAATTACCGCTATCAGATCGATATCGACGGCAACACCAATACCTGGAGCAGCCTGTTTCTCAAGCTTTTGACCGGTACGCCAGTTCTTAAGGTCGAGTCCGAATTCGGTTTCCGTCAGTGGTATTACGACCTTCTCGTGCCTTGGGAGAACTATGTCCCCGTCGCATCTGACGCATCGGATCTGATCGAGAAGATCGAGTGGTTGCGTGCCAATCCGGAGCAGGCGCGGAAGATTGGTCTTGCAGGCCGTCGACTGGCCGACTCGGTAACATATGAAGAATCCATCAAGGAATCTCACGCAACGTTGGCGCGTCTCGTCGCACTGAACCGGCGTCGAAATATCTGA
- a CDS encoding ABC transporter permease, with amino-acid sequence MNRSSENSFWIDRQLIKGLQVQGRVLKALFMREVLTRYGRHNIGFLWLFVEPMMFTLGVTTLWYFAKANHGSDLPITAFALSGYSSVLLWRNMPARCVAAIEPNLPLMYHRQVRVLDCFLSRLMLEAAGATMSFTLLSVFYLSIEWVAPPEDVMKVVAAWLLLAWFGAALALTIGSLAFFSETVEKLWHPMSYVIFPLSGAGFIVDALPPEFQKVILYFPMVHGIEYLREGYFGSKVHSIYDVPYLVLINVGLTFVGLALSRIVSRRIVPG; translated from the coding sequence ATGAATAGATCGTCCGAAAACTCATTCTGGATCGACCGGCAACTTATCAAGGGGCTGCAAGTCCAGGGGCGAGTGCTGAAAGCGCTGTTCATGCGCGAAGTGCTAACGCGCTATGGCCGGCATAATATCGGCTTTCTGTGGCTGTTCGTCGAACCCATGATGTTCACCCTTGGCGTCACAACCTTGTGGTATTTCGCCAAGGCCAATCATGGTTCCGATCTGCCGATTACGGCTTTCGCGCTAAGCGGATATTCGAGTGTTCTTCTGTGGCGAAACATGCCGGCTCGCTGCGTCGCGGCGATCGAGCCAAATCTGCCGTTGATGTATCATCGACAGGTCCGCGTTCTGGACTGCTTTTTGTCGCGCCTAATGCTTGAGGCGGCTGGCGCGACGATGTCGTTTACACTGCTGTCGGTTTTCTACCTCTCGATCGAGTGGGTGGCCCCGCCCGAAGACGTGATGAAGGTCGTCGCGGCGTGGCTGTTGCTGGCATGGTTTGGCGCGGCCTTGGCCCTCACGATCGGTTCGCTGGCTTTCTTCTCGGAGACTGTGGAGAAGCTTTGGCATCCGATGTCTTATGTGATCTTCCCGCTGTCGGGTGCAGGGTTCATCGTGGATGCTTTGCCGCCTGAATTCCAAAAAGTTATCCTCTATTTCCCGATGGTGCACGGGATCGAGTATCTTCGTGAGGGTTATTTCGGTTCGAAGGTGCACAGCATTTATGATGTGCCATATCTCGTACTCATCAACGTGGGTTTGACCTTCGTTGGCTTGGCCCTGAGCCGCATCGTATCGCGTAGGATCGTGCCCGGATGA
- a CDS encoding glycosyltransferase family 4 protein yields the protein MNQGSGERFPRNLFVDVSVIARRDAGTGIQRVVRSLWCQLRAVDSDSMNVIPVAGTRRGGYRVIRNDFLERPLSRLPLPFGKARMRPKSGDIFLGLDLAAHIIPYRRSDLLRWRRAGVSLAFILYDMLPIQHPEWFGVSMRTKFAQWLDIVGRQADHVICISKSVADDFREWLTAAVTKRAERPAIAVMRLGAFIRSTESSGGMPLDAQDRLAWARNNRTTLMVGTIEPRKGYDQALAAFEHLWNERQRSDATLLIVGRPGWETEALQHRLRSHPEVGRRLCWIENASDEYLEKLYSACSGLLLTSRGEGFGLPLIEAAVHGKPILARDMTVFREVAPSGVAFFAGDDSVCLAEAMLSWLDGPVVIPASVDLNGWDVTAGDLLAALDMQIDAGWPANMR from the coding sequence ATGAACCAAGGATCTGGTGAGCGATTCCCGCGCAACCTGTTTGTCGATGTATCCGTGATTGCACGACGGGACGCGGGAACCGGCATCCAGCGCGTGGTCCGATCTTTGTGGTGCCAGTTGCGGGCGGTCGATAGCGACAGCATGAACGTGATTCCCGTCGCTGGCACACGGCGCGGCGGATATCGGGTGATCAGGAACGACTTTCTCGAACGGCCACTGAGCCGACTTCCGCTACCGTTCGGCAAGGCCCGGATGCGTCCGAAATCCGGGGACATCTTCCTTGGTCTGGATCTGGCCGCGCATATCATCCCGTATCGGCGTAGCGATCTGCTGCGCTGGCGGCGAGCAGGCGTGTCGCTGGCGTTCATTCTCTACGATATGCTGCCGATTCAACATCCTGAATGGTTCGGGGTAAGCATGCGAACGAAGTTCGCCCAATGGCTCGATATCGTCGGTCGGCAAGCTGATCATGTGATCTGCATTTCCAAATCAGTCGCAGATGATTTTCGCGAATGGCTGACGGCTGCGGTTACGAAACGCGCTGAGCGGCCGGCAATCGCTGTCATGCGACTTGGCGCCTTTATCAGGTCAACAGAATCCAGTGGGGGCATGCCGCTCGATGCGCAGGACAGGCTCGCATGGGCAAGGAACAACAGAACAACGCTTATGGTCGGCACGATCGAGCCGAGAAAGGGCTATGATCAGGCGCTCGCGGCGTTTGAGCACTTGTGGAACGAGAGGCAAAGATCCGACGCTACCCTGCTGATTGTGGGACGCCCCGGTTGGGAAACCGAGGCGTTGCAGCATCGGCTTCGATCGCATCCTGAGGTGGGGCGCAGACTTTGCTGGATTGAGAATGCCAGCGATGAATATCTCGAAAAGCTTTATTCGGCGTGTTCCGGCCTGCTGCTCACCTCTCGGGGGGAAGGCTTTGGCCTGCCGTTGATCGAGGCCGCTGTGCACGGCAAACCTATTCTGGCGCGTGATATGACGGTTTTCAGGGAAGTGGCGCCATCGGGGGTTGCCTTCTTCGCTGGGGATGATTCTGTCTGCCTTGCTGAGGCAATGCTGTCATGGCTCGACGGACCTGTCGTGATACCTGCTTCGGTTGATCTAAACGGATGGGACGTGACAGCCGGCGATCTGTTGGCGGCGCTGGATATGCAGATCGACGCAGGTTGGCCGGCGAATATGCGATAA
- a CDS encoding glycosyltransferase family 4 protein, producing the protein MPTGVDRVELAYVRGLQARLGDRLCYGATNPLGFYGRIESRIAEAFFDDLEWRWQGGKKRRWTRIEAIRQIIRMWPRPIRKPKRQHSRYLIQASPSHLDKRDRVATKVAREQAHFVCTVFDLIPIEYPEYARPDGRSIHLARVETMAALADGLVTISASVAQSIEPYVMASGRRPIMRPILLGVDLPETLIPPTLDVPAPYFVFISTIEPRKNHLLLLHAWRRMVEQHGAENVPHLVIVGRRGWENENIVDMLERCETIAGNVTELSGLSDDALFPLLAGARALLFPSFAEGFGMPVAEALSLGTPVICSDIPALREAGQDIPDYLDPLDGPGWINAVLDYAKEDSPRRAAQLERMKDWRTPTWDAHIDGVLDLIAELERTRP; encoded by the coding sequence ATGCCGACCGGCGTGGATCGGGTCGAACTCGCCTATGTGCGCGGTCTGCAGGCTCGGTTGGGGGACAGGCTGTGTTACGGCGCAACCAACCCGTTGGGGTTCTACGGCCGCATTGAAAGCCGCATCGCAGAAGCGTTCTTCGACGATCTCGAATGGCGCTGGCAGGGCGGCAAGAAGCGGCGATGGACGCGTATCGAGGCGATCCGCCAAATCATCAGAATGTGGCCTCGCCCTATACGCAAGCCGAAGCGCCAACATTCACGCTATCTGATACAGGCATCGCCTAGCCACCTTGATAAGCGCGATCGTGTTGCGACCAAGGTCGCGCGCGAACAGGCACACTTCGTCTGTACGGTGTTCGATCTGATACCTATCGAATATCCCGAATATGCGCGCCCCGACGGGCGGAGCATCCATTTGGCGCGGGTCGAGACGATGGCGGCACTGGCCGACGGTCTCGTGACGATCAGCGCGTCGGTTGCACAATCGATCGAGCCTTACGTTATGGCATCGGGGCGCCGCCCCATCATGCGGCCGATCCTGCTGGGCGTGGATCTACCGGAAACCCTGATACCCCCGACACTCGACGTTCCAGCCCCTTATTTCGTCTTCATCTCCACGATCGAGCCACGCAAGAACCACCTTCTCCTGCTTCACGCCTGGCGCCGCATGGTTGAGCAGCATGGGGCGGAGAACGTGCCGCATCTCGTCATCGTGGGGCGGCGCGGGTGGGAGAATGAGAATATCGTCGACATGCTCGAGCGGTGCGAGACCATTGCGGGCAATGTCACCGAATTGTCCGGCCTGTCTGACGATGCCCTGTTCCCGCTGCTCGCCGGCGCGCGTGCGCTTCTGTTTCCTTCCTTCGCGGAAGGGTTCGGCATGCCGGTGGCGGAGGCGCTGTCGCTCGGCACGCCGGTGATCTGCAGCGATATCCCCGCGCTGCGCGAAGCGGGGCAGGACATTCCCGATTATCTCGATCCACTCGACGGCCCCGGCTGGATCAACGCCGTGCTGGACTATGCGAAGGAAGACTCGCCGCGCCGCGCCGCGCAGCTGGAGCGGATGAAGGATTGGCGCACCCCGACATGGGATGCGCATATCGACGGCGTACTCGATCTGATCGCCGAATTGGAGCGCACGCGCCCTTAG
- the rfbA gene encoding glucose-1-phosphate thymidylyltransferase RfbA: MKGIILAGGAGTRLHPMTQVVSKQLLPVYDKPMIYYPLTTLMLAGIREVLIISTPRDTPAFQALLGDGSQWGMAIDYAVQPRPEGIAQAYIIGADFIAGQRSALILGDNIFYGAGLPDMLARAAGQTAGSTIFAYRVADPQRYGVIDLDAGGRPLAIEEKPAQPRSDWAVTGLYFHDASVIDAARALTPSARGELEISDLNRLALDAGTLAVERMGRGYAWLDTGTPDSLIEAGEFVRTLEKRQGFKIACPEEVAFEQGFIDAQALERLAEAAGSGDYARYVRGVAERSRA, encoded by the coding sequence GTGAAGGGGATCATCCTGGCCGGCGGCGCGGGGACGCGGCTTCACCCGATGACGCAGGTCGTCTCGAAACAGCTGCTGCCCGTCTATGACAAGCCGATGATCTATTATCCGCTGACCACGCTGATGCTCGCCGGCATTCGCGAGGTGCTGATCATCTCCACCCCGCGCGATACGCCCGCCTTCCAGGCGCTGCTGGGCGACGGATCGCAATGGGGGATGGCGATCGATTATGCGGTGCAGCCAAGGCCCGAGGGGATCGCGCAGGCTTACATCATCGGCGCGGATTTCATCGCGGGGCAGCGATCGGCGCTGATCCTGGGCGACAACATCTTCTACGGCGCCGGCCTGCCCGACATGCTGGCGCGCGCGGCGGGGCAGACGGCGGGCAGCACGATCTTCGCCTATCGCGTCGCCGATCCGCAGCGTTACGGCGTGATCGATCTCGATGCCGGCGGGCGCCCACTGGCAATCGAGGAAAAGCCCGCGCAGCCGCGATCGGACTGGGCGGTGACGGGCCTCTATTTCCACGACGCCAGCGTGATCGACGCAGCGCGCGCGCTGACCCCTTCGGCGCGGGGCGAGCTGGAGATATCGGATCTCAATCGGCTTGCGCTGGACGCCGGCACGCTCGCGGTCGAGCGTATGGGCCGCGGCTATGCCTGGCTCGACACCGGCACCCCCGACAGTCTGATCGAAGCGGGCGAATTCGTCCGCACCCTGGAAAAGCGCCAGGGCTTCAAGATCGCCTGCCCCGAGGAAGTGGCGTTCGAACAGGGCTTCATCGACGCGCAGGCGCTGGAACGGCTGGCGGAGGCGGCGGGCAGCGGGGATTATGCGCGTTATGTGCGCGGTGTGGCGGAGCGCAGCCGCGCCTGA
- the rfbD gene encoding dTDP-4-dehydrorhamnose reductase, with amino-acid sequence MTRRILITGGTGQIGIELARQGWPGDVDLLIPTRGELDIGSAESVATWFAAHDVAAVINCAAYTAVDMAESEVEAAYRANATGPKLLAEASAQAGVPIVHVSTDYVFDGAKHGAYSESDPTAPLGVYGASKLAGERAVAAGNARSLILRTAWVVSAHRGNFLKTMLRAGAANTKLRVVADQIGCPTSARDVAEALRIVTLRMIEDVGTSAGLYHFVNAGEASWHGLATEIFAQAGMMVEVEAITTAEWPTPAKRPAHSRLSTAKIAADYGIRPRDWRAAVRDIVDEMMGADT; translated from the coding sequence ATGACGCGGCGCATCCTGATCACGGGCGGGACGGGGCAGATCGGCATCGAATTGGCGCGGCAAGGCTGGCCGGGGGATGTCGACCTGCTGATCCCGACGCGCGGCGAACTCGATATCGGATCGGCGGAGAGCGTGGCGACGTGGTTCGCGGCGCATGATGTGGCGGCGGTGATCAATTGCGCAGCCTATACGGCGGTTGACATGGCCGAGAGCGAAGTCGAGGCGGCGTATCGCGCCAATGCGACGGGGCCGAAGCTGCTGGCCGAGGCGAGCGCGCAAGCGGGCGTACCGATCGTCCATGTTTCGACCGACTATGTGTTCGATGGTGCGAAGCACGGCGCCTATTCCGAAAGCGATCCGACCGCGCCGCTGGGCGTCTATGGCGCGTCGAAGCTGGCGGGGGAGCGGGCGGTGGCGGCGGGCAATGCGCGGTCGCTGATCCTGCGCACCGCGTGGGTGGTGTCGGCGCATCGCGGCAATTTCCTGAAGACGATGCTGCGCGCCGGGGCGGCCAATACGAAACTGCGCGTCGTCGCAGATCAGATCGGCTGCCCGACATCGGCGCGCGACGTGGCGGAGGCGCTGCGGATCGTCACGTTGCGGATGATCGAGGATGTGGGGACGTCTGCCGGCCTCTATCACTTCGTCAATGCGGGGGAGGCGAGCTGGCATGGCCTTGCGACCGAAATCTTCGCGCAGGCGGGTATGATGGTGGAGGTGGAGGCGATCACGACGGCCGAATGGCCGACGCCCGCGAAACGCCCGGCCCATTCGCGGCTGTCGACCGCGAAGATCGCCGCGGATTATGGCATTCGCCCGCGTGACTGGCGCGCGGCGGTGCGCGATATCGTCGACGAGATGATGGGAGCAGATACGTGA
- the rfbB gene encoding dTDP-glucose 4,6-dehydratase, whose protein sequence is MRILITGGAGFIGSALIRHLIAESGHELLNLDKLTYAAPPGSLATVEGDARYRFVQGDICDAALVAQLFAEFRPQIVAHLAAESHVDRSIDGPADFIRTNVVGTFTMLQQALAYWQGLGAAEKAAFRFHHISTDEVFGSLGEAGAFTEASAYDPRSPYSASKAGSDHLVRAWHATYGLPTIVTNCSNNYGPYHFPEKLIPLMIIRALGGEMLPVYGDGSNVRDWLYVEDHARALRMVFEGGRPGETYNVGGHAERRNIDVVQAVCATLDRLSPRGDGRPYADQIGFVADRPGHDHRYAIDATKIRDELGWAPRVTFEAGIEATVRWYLDHRGWWEAILAGRYDTGRLGLG, encoded by the coding sequence ATGCGCATCCTGATCACCGGCGGGGCCGGGTTCATCGGATCGGCGCTGATCCGCCATCTGATCGCCGAGAGCGGGCATGAACTGCTCAACCTCGACAAGCTGACCTATGCCGCGCCGCCGGGATCGCTGGCGACGGTGGAGGGCGATGCGCGCTATCGCTTCGTGCAGGGCGACATTTGCGACGCGGCGCTGGTGGCGCAGCTGTTCGCCGAGTTTCGGCCGCAGATCGTCGCGCATCTGGCGGCAGAGAGCCATGTCGACCGGTCGATCGACGGGCCGGCGGACTTCATCCGGACCAATGTGGTCGGCACATTCACGATGCTCCAGCAGGCGCTCGCTTACTGGCAGGGGCTGGGCGCGGCGGAGAAGGCGGCATTCCGCTTCCATCATATCTCCACCGACGAGGTGTTCGGATCGCTGGGGGAGGCGGGCGCCTTTACCGAGGCGAGCGCTTATGATCCGCGCTCGCCCTACTCGGCGTCGAAGGCGGGATCGGATCATCTGGTCCGCGCGTGGCACGCAACCTACGGACTGCCGACGATCGTCACCAATTGTTCGAACAATTACGGGCCGTATCACTTCCCCGAAAAGCTGATCCCGCTGATGATCATCCGCGCGCTGGGTGGCGAGATGCTGCCGGTTTACGGCGACGGATCGAACGTGCGCGACTGGCTGTATGTCGAGGATCATGCCCGCGCGCTGCGGATGGTGTTCGAAGGCGGGCGGCCGGGCGAGACCTATAATGTCGGGGGGCATGCCGAGCGGCGGAATATCGACGTGGTGCAGGCGGTGTGCGCGACGCTCGACCGGCTGTCGCCGCGTGGCGACGGGCGGCCTTACGCTGATCAGATCGGTTTCGTCGCGGATCGGCCGGGGCATGACCATCGCTATGCGATCGATGCGACGAAGATACGCGACGAACTCGGCTGGGCGCCGCGGGTGACGTTCGAGGCGGGGATCGAGGCGACGGTGCGCTGGTATCTCGACCATCGTGGCTGGTGGGAGGCGATCCTGGCCGGGCGCTACGATACCGGGCGGCTGGGGCTGGGATGA
- the rfbC gene encoding dTDP-4-dehydrorhamnose 3,5-epimerase, producing the protein MNPDNPSSPIRIITPARHGDARGWFMESWREDRLAAAGVDCRFVQDNHSFSATVGTLRGVHFQTPPHAQAKLIRCTRGAVIDVAVDLRRGSPTYGRHVAIELSAENGRQMFIPVGFGHGFVTITPDCELLYKCSAYYAPEADAGLRWDCPDLAIDWGLNGREPTLSDRDRRLPCLAEFDSPFAYDGSPLLPL; encoded by the coding sequence GTGAACCCGGACAATCCATCTTCCCCCATCCGCATCATCACCCCGGCCCGCCACGGCGATGCGCGCGGCTGGTTCATGGAAAGCTGGCGCGAGGATCGACTGGCGGCGGCGGGCGTCGACTGTCGCTTCGTGCAGGACAATCACAGTTTCTCGGCCACCGTGGGTACGCTGCGCGGGGTGCATTTCCAGACGCCGCCGCACGCGCAGGCCAAGCTGATCCGCTGCACGCGTGGCGCGGTGATCGACGTGGCGGTGGATCTGCGGCGCGGATCGCCGACCTATGGGCGGCATGTCGCAATCGAGCTTTCGGCCGAGAATGGGCGGCAGATGTTCATTCCGGTGGGCTTCGGCCACGGCTTCGTCACGATCACGCCCGACTGCGAATTGCTCTACAAATGCAGCGCTTATTATGCGCCGGAGGCCGATGCGGGGCTGCGCTGGGACTGCCCCGATCTGGCGATCGACTGGGGGCTCAATGGGCGCGAACCGACCTTGTCCGATCGCGACCGGCGATTGCCGTGCCTCGCGGAGTTCGATAGCCCTTTCGCTTATGATGGTTCGCCACTTCTGCCCCTCTGA